A single genomic interval of Cucumis sativus cultivar 9930 chromosome 5, Cucumber_9930_V3, whole genome shotgun sequence harbors:
- the LOC101210947 gene encoding uncharacterized protein At4g22758, translating into MSTTSFRRRIPAISSTSNNHTRHILFQSPHRRTPSTNRTPSKPSKFTRCSSEPNLWTTAITSAAADRNFSSEKEGEEVVIFRPHTFSEAFASSPLLIPSTDQLLEGYKKDAKVVINVTVEGSPGPVRAMVKLGSNVDDTIKLVVAKYVEEGRTPKLEPTTSPSSFELHRSYFSLQSLDRRDIIGELGSRSFYLRKTHGGESSTTSPRGITKETMDDVALPIPPGFLLSSFFARKMGKIVRRTRKLWNFIICLK; encoded by the exons ATGTCGACCACCAGTTTCCGGCGAAGAATTCCGGCCATTTCCAGTACATCCAACAACCACACACGCCATATTCTCTTTCAATCTCCCCACCGGAGAACTCCCTCGACGAATCGCACTCCTTCCAAGCCCTCCAAATTCACCAGATGTTCCTCGGAACCCAACCTTTGGACCACTGCCATCACCAGCGCCGCCGCTGATCGGAATTTTTCCTCGGAGAAGGAAGGGGAAGAGGTTGTTATTTTTCGTCCTCATACGTTTTCGGAAGCCTTTGCTTCATCTCCTCTGTTGATTCCTTCAACCGATCAACTACTCGAG GGCTACAAGAAAGATGCTAAAGTAGTGATCAATGTGACGGTTGAAGGGAGCCCAGGACCAGTACGAGCCATGGTTAAACTAGGATCTAATGTTGACGACACAATTAAACTAGTTGTTGCTAAATATGTTGAAGAAGGAAGAACTCCAAAGCTTGAACCAACTACATCACCATCCTCCTTTGAATTGCATCGCTCTTATTTCAGCCTCCAGA GTCTTGACAGAAGAGACATTATTGGAGAACTTGGTAGTAGAAGTTTTTATCTTCGAAAGACCCATGGAGGAGAATCATCGACTACTTCACCACGAGGTATTACCAAAGAAACAATGGACGATGTTGCCTTACCAATTCCTCCTGGTTTCTTGCTTTCTAGCTTCTTTGCTAGAAAAATGGGCAAAATTgtaagaagaacaagaaagcTCTGGAATTTTATTATCTGTTTGAAGTAA
- the LOC101210460 gene encoding ATP-dependent Clp protease proteolytic subunit-related protein 2, chloroplastic has product MAVTSIPCLQPQIKVSQPSLSVATKVYTGLKPQSASPFGGAKPNITAEFYGKVHKSLQTRTNNKKAARAQFQMMPIGTPRVPYKTPGEGFWQWVDLWNALYRERVIFIGDYVDEEFSNQILATMLYLDSVEASKKLYIYINGPGGDLTPTLALYDTMQSLKSPIATHCMGQAYNMAAFLLAAGEKGNRSAMPLSRIALQSPAGSARGRADDIQNEANQLLKIRDYLFDELSKKTGQPVEKIHKDLSGTKRFNAQQALEYGLIDRIARPARIKADAPRKDDGTGLG; this is encoded by the exons ATGGCAGTCACTTCTATTCCTTGTCTTCAACCTCAAATCAAAGTTTCTCAGCCTTCTCTCAG CGTTGCAACCAAGGTTTACACGGGATTAAAGCCTCAATCAGCTA gtCCATTCGGAGGAGCAAAACCTAATATTACTGCTGAATTCTATGGAAAAGTTCACAAAAGTTTGCAGACCAG gacaaataacaaaaaggcTGCTCGTGCACAATTTCAGATGATGCCTATAGGGACTCCAAGGGTGCCTTACAAAACTCCTGGGGAGGGATTTTGGCAATGGGTTGATTTGTGGAATGCACTG TATCGAGAACGAGTTATCTTCATTGGGGATTACGTTGATGAAGAGTTTAGCAATCAAATTTTGGCAACAATGCTGTATCTTGACAGCGTTGAAGCTTCCAAGAAACTctatatttacataaatggCCCAGGTGGAGAT CTAACTCCAACTTTGGCCCTCTACGATACAATGCAAAGTTTGAAGAGTCCTATAGCTACACATTGTATGGGTCAGGCCTATAATATGGCAGCCTTTCTTCTAGCAGCTGGAGAAAAG GGTAACCGCTCTGCTATGCCACTATCACGAATTGCTTTGCAATCCCCAGCCGGATCTGCTCGTGGCCGG GCTGATGATATTCAAAATGAAGCAAACCAGCTCTTAAAAATCAGGGATTATCTTTTTGATGAGCTTTCTAAGAAAACAGGCCAGCCTGTTGAAAAG ATTCACAAGGACTTGAGTGGAACTAAGCGATTTAATGCGCAGCAAGCTCTTGAGTATGGACTTATTGACCGTATAGCTAGGCCAGCTCGCATTAAGGCTGATGCACCTCGCAAGGATGATGGAACAGGGCTTGGTTAG
- the LOC101210702 gene encoding protein cornichon homolog 4, translated as MADIYVWLLSFFFIIALLMLVVFQLMCLADLEFDYINPYDSSSRINKVVVPEFITQGVLCIFYLLSGHWVMSLLCMPCLYYNLRMYTQRKHLVDVTEIFNQLPWEKKQRLFKLVYLVSLLFLSIFWLIYSALEDHES; from the exons ATGGCTGATATCTACGTCTGGCTCCTctccttcttttttatcattgCCCTTCTCATGCTTGTCGTTTTTCAG CTAATGTGCCTAGCTGATCTTGAGTTTGATTATATCAACCCTTACGACTCCTCATCACGGATAAACAAAGTAGTTGTGCCTGAGTTCATCACCCAAGGAGTCTTGTGCATCTTCTATCTCTTGTCAGGGCATTGGGTTATGTCATTATTGTGTATGCCGTGcctttattataatttacgAAT GTACACTCAACGAAAACACTTGGTAGATGTTACTGAGATATTTAATCAGTTACCTTGGGAAAAGAAGCAAAGGCTTTTCAAACTTGTCTATCttgtttctcttctctttctttccatATTTTG GTTAATTTACAGCGCGTTGGAGGATCACGAGTCTTGA